The DNA sequence ttttgagctttgcactggGCTATGCaatctttagctatgccactgcaccagtTAATGTTATTCCAAACCTCAAACCTTgttgaacagtggttctcaaactggtgagtcatgaaCCAGCAGTCCCAGCTGTTACCCATTTAAGGATCAGGGAAaggtggaaggcagcaatgcaatccccaggattgcactgctgcaggggaCATACTGGCTATTTTTTAATATACCTCAGTCCCTGCTAGCATCCGGATGGGTGCTGGGAGCCCTCCAGAGCCCTCGGCAGGTCTCCCTGTGCTTCTAAACACTGAAAAAACACAATCacaacccatttctggttttatttctGGTTTAAAGCAAAATGAATGGAGGGGGGAAACCCATCCTAAGTTAGCATTTACTATGCAAATAATGCCAATACTGATCTTCAGCCTATGCTTTGTTTAAGTATTTTCTTCACCAAAAGTGAGCATATTCAGGTGCTGCAAACCCAGCACAGCGCAGacccaaggaggcctgtgtccGCCTGCCTAGACCGGGAAGGGGCACCGGATACAGTGGTGGAGGCTGcctccatctccaccccctcctgggcccgttCCTCCGCTCCTcttgtcttccccccaccctccccatacctccagaagctgcactgctgcccatcAGTGCAACTTACCCTGGTGGTGGCACGTTGCCCTCTTCCCAGTGCTGACACTCCCCACTcagagggtgctgtaaatgtgctttatggcatgtttatgacgtGCAGAGCCGGAgctggagctcagcacaggcGCCAGGGCTCCAGAGGATTGGATTCTTAAGAaactaaaatatattttacaggcctgagttTGGTCTTGAGTACAGCTAGTACGAGCCAGCCTAGCTGCTTAGTGGAGATACCAAAGTCTAAGTTATGCTCCAGAGCCTTGCGGCCTGGGTCCCTGCGTGGGAGAGAGCCTAGGGACAGCAAGGGCCTGTAGGGCCTCCTAGTCCctgaactgaggcactggcatgttCAGGATGCTGGCGATACTACCAAGATTCAGTACTTAGTCATTTGGATTTAATTGGCTAAGAACGGTACCATGCTGTCTTAAGGTACGTTGTGTCCCTTTAAGACTGCAAGGAACAGAAAGACCCCAACTTGACACTTAAGCTGAGATTTAGACCCTTAATTGTCTGAACCTAAATTGGGCATGGAAACCCCTAGACTGCTGGAAGCTGGGACAGCAGGGCCAGGGGCTGTAAGAACCGATAAGGTCCGGGTGCTTGGGTTGTGGACCAGATCCTTATTTGACACCAAAGCAGTTTCCTCCTGGCTATCATGATTGTTGTCATGTGAACAAGGACCAAGAACTAACAGCTTTATGAGGACCACCCAAGCTGTGACCAGGTCTTTCTGCACTGCTGAGGCATTGCTCTTGCCTGATCAACAGCAAACAGAACTGTAAATGTGATTTCACTCCACAGATAAGATAGgctcttctttaaaaaataaatgaaagctaATGCATGCTCTTCCCTTCACCCTGTGTCAGTACACGCTGCTGCAAGGCTCCTGAAGTACCCATTTAAAACAAATGGAACCAAAAAATGAACATATTGTCTTTTGGGGCTCATTGTTTTAATTCTCATTTGCATTTACTGCAaagcaaatgaaaacaaatggaacTTATTCATTTTCATCTGTTTTCAAATGAAATGCACTCTTACTCCTGATGAATCTCTGAGAAGATTGAAATCAGAGATCAATCCTGCCTGGAAACAATgcacatctggcccaccacaagattttctACAGCATACAATGAATTGTGCTTTGTTTGACCGtgaatttgctaatgtttgacattttcacTCATGATACATCATTTCTTAGCTTAAGCacagcatttttttctttgtaattttcaatttctcttttgttctgaatcataacCAGTGGCATTGCGagggaggtgtgggccacactgggtgacttgcataagggggggggggttatacaactactcaccaaaattttaaaaatcttgatatttttgaatattaccatcatgttatatatcaatcgatatgtaatttcatgcagaacaaaataaaaccaacaacgttgaaatatctctatgccCACTGCTGGGGCGTTGCCTttctcactgcatgggaggaggttcatcatagcAATGGCGTGCTCACCTCCCATACCGGATAACACAAACCCTAGGGATGCCCCTGATCATATCATGCTGATCACAAAAGGATCCacgtaaaacttattcattcatttacatttcattcattcttttataaAACTGCACATGAAAATTTTTTTCTgcacatgaaaatgtgtaaaatatacaatgtgggcCTTGTCCTGAAACGTTTTTAGCTCCCTGCCCTAGAATAAGGTTTCCCAAGGGCTCATCAGTACTTCATTGTCCACGTTTCTGGGTACATAATCTACTTCCGCTACCGAGAGATTTCTTGAGTGCCTTCTGCATATctttatttctcaaactgtaaacCACGGGGTTCAACAAGGGTGTCACCATTGTGTAAGAGACAGCAATAAAAGTGTCTGCATCCAGAGTGTATCTGGACTTGGGTCTTAAATAGATAATGGATGCACATCCAAAGTGCACAACCACCACAATAAGATGGGAGGCACAAGTTGAAAAGGCTTTACGCTTCCCTACTGTAGTAGGGATTTCCAGAATTGTCTTTACAATCAAAATGTATGAGAGAATGATCAGGAAGAATGACAAAAGGACCAcgaaaaaacataaaataaaaatgacaatTTCTCCTATATAGTTTCTGGCACAGGCCAGCTTGAGCAAAGGGGCTAAATCACAGAAGAAGTGATCGATTCTGTTTGGACCACAGAAAGGCAAAGTAAATATGATGATTGTCTCTGAAGTAGAAAACGAAAACCCAGCAGTTGCTGCAAAAGCCACCATTTTGTTGCAGAGTCTTTGGTTCATCAGAATCTGATAATGTAAAGGTTTACAGATGGACACATATCGGTCATACCCCATCACTGCTAGGAGCATACAGTTTGTGCACCCAAGGCCCAAGAAAATACACATTTGAAGAGCACAGCCAATGACAGAAATTGTCTTTTTTGGTCTTACAAGATTTGCAAGCATGTTGGGGATGATGCTGAGTGAGTAGAGGACTTCTGAAGATGAGAGAATAGAgagaaagaagtacatgggaaCATGCAGTCTGCTGTTGAACCTTAttgtagtgatgatgatgatatttccaGCCAAAGTTAGCACGTACATGATGAAGAACACCACAAAAAACATAATCTGCAGATCTGGGTAACTGGAAAATCCATGCAGGATGAATTCCGTCACCACAGTTAGGTTTTCTGTTCCCATTGATGCTAAATTTGGACGGGGGAGAGATATTAACATGTTACAAACTAAAACAGTATACGTTAATTGATCCTTTATGCAAAAATATTTTGGGAAAAATGTGTTTCCTAAATGTATGCCTTCAAGTCAGACCACCTGATTCTCTCCGGAATTGGGCTGTCATGCACAGCgatttatgacagcggaacagAGTTCGACTAACCTACTGTAACGGCCAAGGCCAGTACTTGCCCTCCATGATGAGAACTTGGGCCTAAGCAAAGACGGAAAGGCTAGGCTCATGCTGTCTCTGCCGTGAGAAGG is a window from the Tiliqua scincoides isolate rTilSci1 chromosome 2, rTilSci1.hap2, whole genome shotgun sequence genome containing:
- the LOC136638637 gene encoding olfactory receptor 10T2-like translates to MGTENLTVVTEFILHGFSSYPDLQIMFFVVFFIMYVLTLAGNIIIITTIRFNSRLHVPMYFFLSILSSSEVLYSLSIIPNMLANLVRPKKTISVIGCALQMCIFLGLGCTNCMLLAVMGYDRYVSICKPLHYQILMNQRLCNKMVAFAATAGFSFSTSETIIIFTLPFCGPNRIDHFFCDLAPLLKLACARNYIGEIVIFILCFFVVLLSFFLIILSYILIVKTILEIPTTVGKRKAFSTCASHLIVVVVHFGCASIIYLRPKSRYTLDADTFIAVSYTMVTPLLNPVVYSLRNKDMQKALKKSLGSGSRLCTQKRGQ